One stretch of Macaca nemestrina isolate mMacNem1 chromosome 17, mMacNem.hap1, whole genome shotgun sequence DNA includes these proteins:
- the CD300H gene encoding protein CD300H, translated as MTQRAGAALLPSALLLLCVPGCLTVSGPSTVMGTVGESLSVQCQYEEKYKTFNKYWCRQPCLPIWHEMVETRGSEGMVRSDRVVITDHPGDLTFTVTLENLTADDAGKYRCGIATILQEDGLSGFLPDPFFQVQVLVSSASSTENSVKTPGSPTRPSQCEGSLPSCAYFLLLPLLKVPLLLSILGAILWVNRPWRTP; from the exons ATGACCCAGAGGGCTGGGGCTGCCCTGCTGCCGTCAGCTCTGCTCCTTCTCTGTGTCCCAG GCTGTCTGACTGTGAGTGGCCCCAGCACTGTGATGGGCACCGTGGGGGAGTCCCTGAGCGTTCAGTGTCAGTATGAAGAGAAATACAAGACATTTAACAAATACTGGTGCAGACAACCATGCTTGCCAATTTGGCATGAAATGGTGGAGACCAGAGGGTCCGAGGGAATGGTGAGGAGTGACCGAGTGGTCATCACAGACCATCCTGGGGACCTCACCTTCACCGTGACATTGGAGAACCTCACGGCAGACGATGCAGGAAAATACCGATGTGGGATTGCAACAATACTGCAGGAAGATGGCCTGTCTGGCTTCCTGCCTGATCCcttcttccaggttcaagtgctgGTCTCCTCGG CCTCCAGTACTGAGAACTCTGTGAAGACACCTggatctcccaccaggcccagccaatgCGAAGG GTCCCTGCCCAGCTGCGCCTACTTCCTGCTTCTCCCACTCCTGAAGGTGCCTCTGCTCCTGAGCATACTCGGTGCTATCCTCTGGGTGAACAGGCCTTGGAGGACTCCTTAG